In Xiphophorus maculatus strain JP 163 A chromosome 9, X_maculatus-5.0-male, whole genome shotgun sequence, the genomic window AGCCTCATGTGTTCATTTTCTGCTTGGTGCAATACCTAAAAGTCACAGTAGGCGGCTTTCTTTGAGTTAAATGGAGTCACAGGTCAGCTCTCAGCAGGTGTGCACATATTTTGACCGTCGTCGTCGTTTGTCGCTGTTGAACACTGCGTTGCAGCAATTATGGGAACATTTTGGTTGTACTAAGTTGACTGCAAGTGTGCAACTTTAAAATTAGCATCTTGTCGGAGACGGCAAGACCAATGACGATTCTCAAGTGTTCGTTCATTGGATCCAGAAGGTCGACCCAGTCtgagggttttttgttttctttgattaaGAGCGAGTCACTATAATATCCGATTCCGTTTTTGACTCTGGCTGGGCTAACCTGAATGTGACAGGTCAATAATTTGGTCCATGAATGTATTTAACCTGCAACCTTCACTGTTTTCTGCCAGCATAGCTTttcatgtggccctctagactctaaCGGGACGCAGAAATAGAGCCGTCAAGATAACAGTgtgcttaaatgttattttatcaatcaaatcacaGCAGTTTTTATCTGCCAAAATccatcaatcagtccctccactTTTTTGCGAATTATCGTGAAAATTCACACAAAGTCAACAAGTCCCCGCACTTTTTTTGCGCTAATAcgtaattgtgagtttattgcagatttttcacaaaaatagaTCCAAGGtgctttttatttccacttacAGGTGAATGTGTTTCTTACTCCTGAGTaacgagtaataaaaagttgcatttccCCATCATACATgagtgcaaatatttctaaatcggtaccacaaacactttgacttTTAGTGTAAAAACTcccaaaaaacaatcacaaaattgcgaataaaattgaataaataatatttcattttaaggatttatttatattttaacagtttaacgGGTTTCAGAAAAGCATTCAGGCACTTCTAAAAACATTCacgatcttgatttggcccaaaatcaAATTGAGTTCGACACCCCTGCTCTACGTCATTTGACaggataaaaatacaaatgataaAATCCAAAACgacaaatcattttatttatgcagaGAGACTGCAGTTAGACGACTGTACAAGGTGTGCTGTGTAACCAAACGCGAACCACTGTTTCACCAAATACCACTTTATTGAAGTTAATCCGACATGATGAAGGAGagctttgaggtttttttttttacgggtTTTGACAGGATCATAAACGTTCCTTATGTGTTGCTGTCGGCCGGATCCGATGAAGACGAGCTGCTTCCTTTCAGCTGCCGCCTCAACGCTGCGATGTGAGCCGGACCGATGCGGCAGCAGCCACCTGCGGCGCACGGAGACGGAGCTCAGAGGAGACGCTGCGAAACTGTTCACGTGGGAAAGAGACGGCCCTCACCTAACAGGGCGGCTCCCTGCTTCAGCCAGGCGCCGCTCAGCTCGGGCGTCCATCCTGCCGTCCACTCTGACCTCGGCCATCTTCGAACGAAAAGGAAACCCAGACGGTTTCGGTGAGAGCAGAAGCTTCGAGCGACAGAAAAGCAgaaccaccaccagcagcagcagactctCTCACCCCTGCTCGGCGTCCCACTCCTCCCCGCTGTTTGGGTACACCACCCAGCTCACGCCGGGGCCCAGGGCCGCCCTGGCCGAGTCCAGCAGCGGCTCCACCACCGCCGGGTGGCAGCAGTTGACTCCCACAGCGAGCAGCTGGGGCGACCTGCAGGCGAGCCGAACGGCGTCCACGAACGGGCTGCCGTCCGAAATGTGCTTCTCGTCCTGGGGATGTTTTggtgaggggggaaaaaaaagcccaacaaaataacaaaacaaaagcatggaggtctttttggggggatttaaAGTTacatcaagtcaagtttatttgtgtagcacatttcagcagcaagacagtTCAAAGTCTTGCTATAAAACTATAATGCACTAAgcaattatgaaacaaatggtgaacattacattttcacTGTCACAGTTATACAGAAGAGTATTAGGGCAGCTGAAAGAAATCATGACTTTTAgctcataattctgactttttctgatgttttttccccttcagaATCAGAATTGTTCAGATTGTTTATGTTCCACCAGGAATTCTgacatcaaagacaaaattatgAGTAAAAAAGTCAGaagtcttttttcttcttttttgtagtGGCCTCAACCCTTTTTCATATGAATCAAATGCAACACTAATTacgtttcagcagttttgcagttttctggaagtttgttccaggttTGTGGCgtatagaagctgaatgctgctactctatttttggttttggttctgaggatgcagaatcagaaccagaacacctgggaggtctggaaggttcataCGACGACAACTGATCTTTAgagttcagtgatttataaactaccagcagtattttaaagtctattcgctgagctacagggagccagtgtaaaGACTGATGTGCTTTAGCTatctggttttagtcagaacatcagcagcagcattctggatcagctgcagctggaggatggATTCTTTTGTGTGAAGACACTGTAGCAGTAATcgatgcgactaaagataaaaacatggcTGAGTCTCTCTAGGTCTTGccgagacattagtcctctaatcctggagaTGTTCTTCGGGTGAcggaaggccgactttgtaaccgtctttctgcgtctctgaaggttcaggtctgagtttTATCACTACACCCGGCAGATTTTGTGCCTGGTCACCGGTTTCTAACTGTAATACCTGCAGCGGTGAAAGTGAACGGACGGCGGTCGCCAGCGGTTACCTTACAGGAGAACGACAGCCAGGCGTTGCAGTCCGGGAACTCCCTCAGCAGCTCCACCACGGCCTGGGCCTCTTTGATACTCGGGATGGTCTCAAAGGCCACGAGGTCGGCCCCCGCTGCTGCTAAGCACTCCACCTGCGCCTTATGCCATAGTTTGAGCTCCTGAACGGAGAACAGGTCAGCCATTTGTTAACGCTTCTCTGGTAGAACGCAAATATCTGCGTTCAATGAGGACGTTTTCACGTTTTGATAtggacttttctttttatcgcaatattttgtggtactattgtgataatgataaaaataataaacaagatCATAGAAGAACGCAAATACTGCTCTGTAAGAACATTTGAAATGGGATTCCCCAAGAAGCTGGTTATTAAGAGaagaatgatttattttattcagccgcagatatttaatcagattttttaaatttatttatatctattgATTCTTTTATGGAACAACATTTCTGAtaatactgtttttttcttgtttttttttttaaacactattTGGAACTTAATGAGCTGATGATGAATTAAAATTcttaacttgtaaaaaaaaaaatcacaataaataataatttatatgaTAAATGCCCACTCTTACAATAGATGGAACTAAAttcaaaaatgctaaaaaataaatttccttccagcaggaaaacgacccaaaacatacagtaagagAAATTTCATGAAGCATATTAATGAAATAGagcggcccagtcaaagttcagaacTAAATCTTGATCTAGTTTGTAAGTAATATCAGGTAAAAATCTTTACCTCTAGATATGCAAACTTAACAGACACACAAAGTAGTTTCTACAAACATGCGATTCAAGGGGACAAATACaaaagcacaccacactttacagattttcatttacagaaatgtttcaaaacattcCCCTCCATTATTAAATCGATCACATAAAATGTCACTAAGCTTCATAGAGGAAGTAATGCTTTGTAGTAcgttttttacatttctttttaatcttacATCCCGTGACATGTACAGGAACTCGGTCGGCATGCGGCCAGGAGCCACTCACTTCCACGCTCATCCTCTGCGCGTACGCCCCGCTGTACTCTGATCCATCATGGAGGAAGGCTCCATACGGCCCAACGGAGCCCGCCACCAACAGACTTCTGTCCCCTGGCGGAAAAATACCGACACGGCGTCAAAGCGTACGAAAAAACTCGGCTCACGTTGAATTGTTTTCCCGCGAAGGGTGCGGCTTGTTACCGGGGCGGAAAGTCTCCACCGTCTCTTTGGCCAGATGAACTCCGGACATCAGCAGCTCTCTGGCCTCATCGCAGCTCACGCCCAGGTGGCTGATGAATCCCTGGACGCTCGCCTGGTACGTTGCAGTCGTGATGACATCAGCGCCGCTGAGGAGAAACCTGTTGGCGTTTGGTAGCTTTCATTAAGAAATGTGACCACTCAGCTAGAGTTGAgtaatttgtcattttgagatTCAGAGGATGGATTATTTCATCTAATTTAACATATCAAACAATGAAGCGTGTTCTTTAAAGGGATAGTGTCAGCTACCTTTTTGAGCTTTCCAACATGTTggaatgttattccctcatcgaAGATATACgaggagtgttgccttgattcttgcatgcatgtttgagaaaaccTTTCATCTCTACGGTAACCACTGAGCTCTgaaaaacacctgggtggacctagccccgcctcctCTTCAggcagctgcagtttccaagtatCCGCCTCACAGAGCTTCTGTCTCCACCCCAACTcccccactcaactccttcagactagccagcagcaattagcaaacacctggtggaactacgCATCTGCTAGCATCATTATACAAGCTGCTGCTCAGGGAAACGCTagtaaaaacgttgctaaagggttaacagaggagccatgttgtgatgacttcctgagcAACAggggcccaatttcaaggcgttaaattacaaagtaaaacttCCCGTCAGTCCTTTTTGGTACATGTAGCGTTcttttaacaactgaagttaatataatagtttgatcgtactataaaatggcactatgtgcctggaaattGCATAAGACTGGCCCTTTAAATGATTACATCAATTCGCAACTCAAACAAACAAGAAGCAGCGCCATCTAATTTacaattaattcattaatttggCCCATTAGGCACTCACTGCAGTTCTCCAGTTTTCCAGGAACCTACCTGGAATGAGCCTCCTTTATTGCCTGGGGGTTCGTGTGCAAAAGCCTGGCGCTCCATAAAGGATCCccctacagaaataaaaagaagattCAATCCAGCTTTCAAAAATACAGCTGTGTTTGGCCGACGTGTTTTCACCCTCATTTACAACATCCAAAGTTATATCTTGTGatacatttcaaatataattttagtgttaaaaaaaacaatgattgaAAATTGTGCTAATTATTTATCACAGCCCAATTTCAAGTTCGGTTTCTATGACAGCGACTGTTTTTATCCAAAATTAGGCATTATTAATTATGTGATTGAATTTTAAAGGCTGCTATTATCATTGGTTTTCCCGTTGCTGTTGAAGAAAATCACTCCCACAGTACCATACTGCCTCCGCCATGTTTCTCTCTGGGACCTATAGCTGACGGGCAGTTCTAGTTTTCCATGATGTGACGCTCAGAATTTGGGCCTAAATGATAACTCTTGTTCAGATGTTAttagaaaacaataacaaaatagaTTACGCACAACTTTattcttacaaataaaacatattaaagtttgttttctaatgaaaaatagaaaagttcAAGAGCTTCAGCAAGGTACTCTACATACCTGTAGGTAAACAATAATCAATTAGAATATCTTGggcataaaaaatatatatatcaaaatccaaaatggcGCAATCTGGTGGATGCAACACGCTAGGGCAATCCTCCAGCAGACGAATGAAGGGCCAAATCATATCCTGATAACAATACTTAGAAATATTAAGCTGATTTTAAATAACTACACAATAGACCGTAGATGAAGGGAAGAGAGTTGCACAAATCAAACGTGGCAAATGTTTGATCAGCTACAGAAATGTCTGAGAAACATTataatgaattaatgaatgaatCTTCAGGTTcacaaattaattcaaacattcATGAATTGAAACAACTAATCAGCTGGTAATGTGAACATTTAAAGTTCTCATGAAATCGGTGTCAACACCGTTATGTTTATAACTGCTCGCTGGCTGAACTTGGACAGGTCTCTATTTATTTGGTTTCTGGTTCACCTGAAGTTCAGCTCCACGCGCCTCTAGTTCAGTTGCAAGTCCACCGTCCAAGATCAGGGGACCGTCGCCGAGTATCATCCGTTTTATGCAAGCAGATGAAGCCATGGCAGACACTATAAACACGAGGGAAttgcacaaaacattttgttcaaataagTCATTATTCTATAAGAAACATGAGAGCGAAATTAGTGAGAGAAGAGGAGGGTTAAAGTTCttactgtgttgtttttccGGGTAAACGGTCAACTGTTGCGTTCATGATAATCGGAATATTTCTAAACATGACATGAACCGACCAGATTTAAATTCGCCACTAGATGGCGTTTGAGACAATAGTTTCAACCAGTCAGCGCGATACAGTGGAAAGTCAGTGCACAGATTAAAATGcttagaaaataaagacaaactggTTACGGCTTGGAATATATCATAATAATTAAGGGGTTCTTATTATATCTAAAAGTTTGGGACcactgaaatgacaaaaaagttgGTTTTAAGACATGACATTCGTCAGCAATGTACCATGAATGCATCTCGAGTTGGACCTGCAGTTACTATAGCAACGAAGCATAGCCTGTGATTGCTAACGTTTGGCAAAACCGACAGTCTACCGTATCGAGCCATAGAGAATAAATTACCGTCTTCAAATGGTGAGTTAAcgcatgtaacttttataacaCTAATGTTAAAACTCTACGTAACCCAGTGCTTTGCTTAGAAAGTGAACGAACTAGATAGTCATTTGTTTGCTAACGTTAGCTTAGCAATATGAGCGTAGCAAGGGCTAGCAGACTCCCAATGTGGAGCTCACGTTCAGGATGTGTATTAGTATTAGCAATTAAAGCTGCCCAAATAATGAATACCTGCACGTTTCTTTGTAACTAAATGCTTCCAATATATGAACATTTCCATTGTATTGACTATTAAATGCTATAGCTGCTAGCTAAAGCTTCGGCTAAACTAGTCTTActgcttaaaaatgtttatt contains:
- the LOC102220606 gene encoding uncharacterized protein LOC102220606 isoform X1 translates to MSAMASSACIKRMILGDGPLILDGGLATELEARGAELQGDPLWSARLLHTNPQAIKEAHSRFLLSGADVITTATYQASVQGFISHLGVSCDEARELLMSGVHLAKETVETFRPGDRSLLVAGSVGPYGAFLHDGSEYSGAYAQRMSVEELKLWHKAQVECLAAAGADLVAFETIPSIKEAQAVVELLREFPDCNAWLSFSCKDEKHISDGSPFVDAVRLACRSPQLLAVGVNCCHPAVVEPLLDSARAALGPGVSWVVYPNSGEEWDAEQGWPRSEWTAGWTPELSGAWLKQGAALLGGCCRIGPAHIAALRRQLKGSSSSSSDPADSNT
- the LOC102220606 gene encoding uncharacterized protein LOC102220606 isoform X2, which codes for MASSACIKRMILGDGPLILDGGLATELEARGAELQGDPLWSARLLHTNPQAIKEAHSRFLLSGADVITTATYQASVQGFISHLGVSCDEARELLMSGVHLAKETVETFRPGDRSLLVAGSVGPYGAFLHDGSEYSGAYAQRMSVEELKLWHKAQVECLAAAGADLVAFETIPSIKEAQAVVELLREFPDCNAWLSFSCKDEKHISDGSPFVDAVRLACRSPQLLAVGVNCCHPAVVEPLLDSARAALGPGVSWVVYPNSGEEWDAEQGWPRSEWTAGWTPELSGAWLKQGAALLGGCCRIGPAHIAALRRQLKGSSSSSSDPADSNT